A stretch of DNA from Arachis hypogaea cultivar Tifrunner chromosome 19, arahy.Tifrunner.gnm2.J5K5, whole genome shotgun sequence:
AAGAGAGAAAGGGACGGCGCCGGCGGGCGTCACTGCCGCCGCGCCACCGTGTTGCACCGGGGAGGGTAAGAGAGCGAAGAACAGGCAAGAGAGGGAAGAGAGTTGAGCCgggagaagagagggaagagagaTCTGAGGGGAGGAGGTGCGTCGTCGGCCTGGTGCCACTGTCGCCGTCGCGTCCTGCCGTCCCTGCCACTATGAAGCCGCCGAACTAGGCTGAGGGAGAGGGAGGAAGAACGAGCGTGGAGAGCTCAGCCGCGAGAAGGGGAAGCGCGGGTCTGACCCGTCGCCGCCGATCCGTCCCGACCCAACACCATCGTGAGGAAGCTGCCACCGTGGGGTGTGTCGCCGTTGAGGAGCCATCGCCTCCAGATTCGCCGCCGCCTTTGTTCGTTGCGCCGTCACCTCTAGCCGCGCCGCCGTCCCTACGCCGTCgcagagcaaacaagagagagaTCTGAGGCTGAGTTGGGAGTCTAACCATCCTGCCCAGCCGCCGTTCGCGTCGCCGGCGCTGCCTCCGTCGGAACTACCGCCGTAGGTGCCGCTGCCGGAGAAAGGAGCTGCGTCTCCGTGACTCTGACCGCCGGGATTGGTTCTGTGACTTCTGGGACCaccgccggagcttctggccatttctgccgtcgccggaaaactctgccggtaagggttttgaatttggttttcattcgTTTAAAATTCTGGAAACTTTATCGTTTGCGTATGTGGGTTTCAGCCACCATTGCCGAAGTCCGGGTCGCCGCTGCCatttgaggtggctgccgggctgccgccaagccggttcggagaccgccgctgtttcggttcagccgttccttcttcGTTCGGTAAGCGTCTCGATCTGAAAGCCCTCTAGTTACTACTTCATTATACGTTGAGGTGTTGTAGCATTCGTTGTTATGAGAGTTAATCTCGGGTATTATATGTTGTGATTAGAGTGGTTGTGGTTGCTGAGAAAGCGggttggagctgaggttttgacTGCAGTCGATTCGGGTCAATACGAAAGGAGTCAGTTAGCGAGTTTGGGTTGTGATTTCAACGTATCGAGGTAGGGGATTTTCATACAAACTGATTCATTTTAAAGTGgaagttgttataaatagatatgctgTACAAAATGTATTTCTGGTGgttatgtgagtcttatgaattgtctggTTTTATCTTGAATGAATATGGGTGCTTGTTTGATTGTAACAATGTCTGATTTTGGTAAATTGGAGATTTCTGGATTGGTTGATTTGAAtgatttttgataatttgaaagttgagttttgttttattggaaactgatttAGTCTTGAACCTGTCAGAAAGGATTGATGATTGGTTTTGTTgagacccgaaaagggtggcaaagtccaagttttaggggagatgctgccgaaatttctagaaAATCTGAGATTTTGATTGGAATTGTTATtttggaaaagaatgaattatgctttgacttaaatatttgagaaataaattatgtttgaacTTGCCTTAGTAGGAAAATCTCTATATCTTGGATGTAATTattaagaaaggaattatgccttaaaaaatcaatttaaatatgaaatttttatgttttggaaaTTGATTTACGTAAACAGATTTTGGAGGGGGTTTTAATGGGTTTAAAATAAACGTGGTTTTCAATTAATCTATTTCACTTTACGACATTTAGGAAGAGCTTGAAGTATTTTCTGGaactttgatttattaaaattgaaacacTTCCCGAGCCCTTGGAaacagatttaagaatgaaactgaaattggtttttggtttaaaaatgatttggttttggcttaagtttggttggttttgaaattggttcggaATAATTGGAAACACGATTTGGTTTTGGGTTTAaaccctattctatttattcaactCAAGAAGTTAAAGTTTCGGAGGTTTTCAAGGAATTTAagaaatgagttaggttattctcccCTGAAGTCTTGAGACTCCGCTGAGGAATCTTACGACCAAATCTTGATTtagaaatgaatgattttgagtctttcaaAGAGATTTTGAACTTGGCATGGTTTTGAGATCTTTGGAAGTGTTGGAAAGATATGGAAAGTGGCTCCGTTTTGAAAAGTGATTCGTGGCTAGCTGTGATTTGACTACGTTTGTTACTTAAAAGTAAATGGGCCAAGAATGATTTTGAATTAAGATTTTGAGCCTGATTGATTGTAGATATCATCAAGATTGATGAGTTATTGTTTGGTAGGCGTAAGGGCCGGGTTCGTCCCGCTTATGCTGAGAGATTTGATAATTGACGAGATTGTTGATAAGTCGTTtgcgcctggcaaggacggtggttaatcccacttgtcgaggttgcggcgcccgtgtaaggacggtggttaatcccgcttacgtgtagatgtgaggtcggaggcaaagtatcccgctcacatcctttcggatcacaGGAGTGTGCAGTCGCTGACATCCTGGACCGTGTGGCGGGCACGTTATCCCAGAGGGTTCCCATTTATACGTGATCGAAAGGCAACATTCCTATGgaaatgtgtcgggttggcaattgaaccgacaatgtgatatcacagccagtaggacaggcattcatcatttgcatctatgtgatattgtttgggtgtgcatattgtatttggtttgcctatgtgaatacttatgttaactgctaactgttatacttgttgtaattgctcttgattgtgcttgaaccacattaattgtgattgtgtttAAATTGATTGGTTTGTGAAGAGTTGGTTGCTGATCTAGCTGTTTGGGCCGGGGGCCGTGTTGGATTGGATGGGcttgaggccgtgattggtatattgagtcctagttctgtataaagtatctgatcgattcagcatagacttaatgaacctatgcttgggacgggatgatcatttataccgcgtaggtaactgctTTCATGATTGCGgtctaggaaaaacttttcagacattttttttaaggaaaaaggtTTTGTTTTAGAATATTTGAGAAATTTAGCAAGTCTTCAAAAAGAAATTTTCTGGATTTCGAATGTGAACCTATGATTTTTTGAAAGACtcataagacgagcaatgatcactgAACTCTAAGAATGATCTTATCTTTACGTATCTTGTTATAGCAAATTCTGTAATCCTATAGTGAGAACAagcgaggacgacgttctcactcccctacaggttattccttttcaggatatggaaggCGAAGCTTCAGGagagttatgtttattttctgtttattcggtCTTTTTGTATCACCGTAGCTATTATTTTTCCCTCACCTTTATCTTTATGAagcttgtaagagggataggaaattaTGATATGTATAATTGTAAACTAgtgttatgtatatgtatatatatatcttaaggtTATATCTGAATTGTATGTACATGTATGTTTAGGTTTTCACGAA
This window harbors:
- the LOC140182149 gene encoding uncharacterized protein — encoded protein: MRREKGTAPAGVTAAAPPCCTGEAAVRVAGAASVGTTAVGAAAGERSCVSVTLTAGIGSVTSGTTAGASGHFCRRRKTLPPPLPKSGSPLPFEVAAGLPPSRFGDRRCFGSAVPSSFEWLWLLRKRVGAEVLTAVDSGQYERSQLASLGCDFNVSSKFCNPIVRTSEDDVLTPLQVIPFQDMEGEASGELCLFSVYSVFLYHRSYYFSLTFIFMKLVRGIGNYDMYNCKLVLCICIYIS